Proteins from one Megalopta genalis isolate 19385.01 chromosome 1, iyMegGena1_principal, whole genome shotgun sequence genomic window:
- the LOC117217900 gene encoding UPAR/Ly6 domain-containing protein crok has product MNAIGSVTILSLVFMVMGTEAIRCYQCSSDSDAKGDDLCGAYKKFDKDKNIAIECNSEESHMPGTFCVKITQQSPRGFIWNGRWRQVIRRCSSVASTGVTGVCNWGVYKNGVYWEECSCSEDSCNGATTLSSISMLFLLLPSISIYTFSLT; this is encoded by the exons ATGAACGCGATCGGGAGTGTGACTATCTTATCGTTAGTGTTTATGGTGATGG GTACCGAGGCAATCCGTTGTTATCAGTGCAGCAGCGACAGCGATGCCAAAGGTGACGATTTGTGCGGAGCCTATAAAAAGTTCGATAAGGACAAGAACATCGCTATCGAATGCAACAGCGAAGAATCTCATATGCCCGGCACGTTTTGCGTGAAGATCACTCAGCAAAGTCCTCGCGGCTTCATTT GGAACGGCAGGTGGCGACAAGTGATCCGCAGATGTTCTTCCGTGGCCAGTACCGGAGTTACCGGCGTCTGTAATTGGGGAGTCTACAAGAACGGTGTATACTGGGAAGAATGTTCTTGTTCAGAAGATTCTTGCAACGGAGCAACCACGTTGTCCTCGATCTCGATGTTATTTTTACTGTTGCCCAGTATTTCGATCTATACATTCTCATTAACATAA
- the LOC117217899 gene encoding outer mitochondrial transmembrane helix translocase: protein MNVADGIGYSRSEVFVLVARVSFVAAVGFFSMKWIMNHLDPTNNAKKKARKKAREQLRKLAKIDNLLWTVDMDHLTDYEMMIANHIVDPKDIRVSWENIAGLEHVIQELKETVILPIQRKELFENSQLTQAPKGVLLHGPPGCGKTMIAKATAKETRTCFINLDVSILTDKWYGESQKLTTAVFSLAVKLQPCIIFIDEIDSFLRARNSQDHEATAMMKAQFMSLWDGLITDTSCTVIIMGATNRPQDLDRAILRRMPATFHIPLPNEQQRMQVLKLILDHEPIADNVDIPRLAKMTDSFSGSDLQELCRNASMYRVRDYLRNHQEVSSSTDDEEYHDAVRPITMEDLLTSYKKMKTSKLHTGVLSGVKLDLD, encoded by the exons ATGAACGTCGCGGATGGAATTGGATATTCGAGATCAGAAGTATTCGTACTTGTGGCGAGGGTATCATTTGTTGCTGCTGTTGGCTTTTTTAGCATGAAATGGATAATGAATCATCTTGATCCTACAAataatgcgaaaaagaaggccaGAAAAAAG GCGCGTGAACAGTTACGGAAGTTGGccaaaatagacaatttgttGTGGACAGTAGACATGGATCATTTAACAGACTATGAAATGATGATAGCTAATCACATAGTAGACCCTAAAGATATTCGAGTTTCATGGGAAAATATTGCAGGTCTCGAGCATGTGATTCAGGAACTTAAAGAAACAGTTATATTACCCATACAGCGAAAAGAATTGTTTGAAAACTCTCAACTGACCCAAGCGCCAAAG GGAGTATTATTACACGGGCCTCCTGGATGTGGCAAGACGATGATAGCCAAAGCAACAGCCAAAGAAACGAGAACATGCTTCATTAATTTAGATGTAAGCATTTTAACCGATAAATGGTATGGCGAAAGCCAAAAATTAACCACAGCAGTTTTTTCTCTGGCCGTGAAACTTCAGCCATGCATCATCTTTATCGATGAAATAG ACTCATTCTTAAGAGCACGCAATTCACAAGATCACGAAGCAACCGCGATGATGAAGGCACAATTCATGTCTCTGTGGGATGGATTAATCACAGATACATCTTGCACAGTAATAATAATGGGTGCAACTAATAGGCCACAAGATTTGGACAGAGCTATACTCAGGCGTATGCCTGCTACTTTCCATATTCCTTTAcca AATGAGCAACAACGAATGCaagtattaaaattaatattggaTCACGAACCAATAGCCGACAACGTGGATATTCCGCGATTGGCCAAGATGACGGATAGTTTTTCCGGTTCTGATTTGCAAGAACTTTGCAGAAATGCATCTATGTACCGCGTTCGAGATTACCTACGCAATCATCA AGAGGTCAGCTCTAGTACCGATGATGAGGAATATCATGATGCTGTGCGACCAATTACTATGGAAGATCTTCTCACGTCGTATAAAAAAATGAAGACATCTAAACTCCATACGGGTGTCCTCAGTGGAGTGAAactagatttagattaa